From the Eubacterium sp. 1001713B170207_170306_E7 genome, the window GTATTCCGAGGTCGAGGCGTGAAGGGCGCTGACGTAATTGCAGCGGAAGGACACAATATCCCCGATTTGGTAATCACGGCCGCATTCGGTAATGTCCACAATCAGGTGGTCTGAGCTGGAGGCGATGATCTCAAGGTCTTTATCCAGCGGGGTCAGATCCTCCATGGTGGTATCCTGCTTGCCCAGGGCGCAGATGGCCCGCCTGCGGATACCGCGGTCCTCAAATACCGGGGTGCAGCCATAGGCGTCACAGCCGATTTTGCCAATGGGCATGGAGGGCTTATCCTTGATCTCGATGATTTCCACATCCAAAATAAAATTGTCATCGTGAAGCTTTTCATAGCGCAGGTTGTTGGAGGTGTCGTTTCCGATGAGGATCAGCTCGCCGATGCGCAGGTTGTTGATACAGGCCGGGATGGTGCTGTCCTCCACCATAAAATAGGTGCTGGACGCGCCGCCGGAGGTGATGGCGCAGTCCAGGCCAAAGCGTTTTCTGAGAAGGGTCTGGAAATCGTCAAAGCGCTCGTAGGTTTCCACGGTGGGCACGATGGCGCCAGTACAGGACAGGTTGGCGCCGATACCCCGGATGTCAATGTTTTTAAGCTTCAGCATCTCGGCCATATCCGCACAGAGGGATTCCTCTGTGAAATAGCCCTCGCGCAGGTCGCCCAGATCCACCATGATCAG encodes:
- a CDS encoding alanine/ornithine racemase family PLP-dependent enzyme, producing MYPLLRFNKQQILENTQTVVKAAAEKGICVTGITKCTGGNYEIAETLLAGGVTALGDSRVQNLITLADLNCPKWLIRMPMLSEVEETVQYATLSLNSELKTVQALDAAAARHHKKHEVLIMVDLGDLREGYFTEESLCADMAEMLKLKNIDIRGIGANLSCTGAIVPTVETYERFDDFQTLLRKRFGLDCAITSGGASSTYFMVEDSTIPACINNLRIGELILIGNDTSNNLRYEKLHDDNFILDVEIIEIKDKPSMPIGKIGCDAYGCTPVFEDRGIRRRAICALGKQDTTMEDLTPLDKDLEIIASSSDHLIVDITECGRDYQIGDIVSFRCNYVSALHASTSEYIDKCAF